A single window of Symphalangus syndactylus isolate Jambi chromosome 4, NHGRI_mSymSyn1-v2.1_pri, whole genome shotgun sequence DNA harbors:
- the LOC134736438 gene encoding uncharacterized protein, which translates to MGGLSEGLWELLFSCLFCPKAFFKHGTRHRLRRGGHRNRYTSLWELCFLLAKANHLDTERLWFDTGWTSGTIIEGLWAVDALDMIHVALAGAEVRAEANNVKGVNSYLKIQGYFLLCKKRRELIKYVTHLARGSGNNCFTSFLSSPSNTFLSHSSLDGRTRLSLHKFPINSFTAEGAIGPLPLQQLITQSGVFGRGPQQTRQVTGIYAYLRATSLSSARCVPSKAPTGESPAAVLNPIARGILQLVLMFHQQVLCLIQGQTKANTPSSN; encoded by the exons ATGGGGGGCCTTTCTGAAGGGTTGTGGGAGCTGCTCTTCAGCTGCCTATTTTGTCCAAAAGCCTTCTTTAAGCATGGAACACGACACAGACTCAGGAGGGGAGGTCACAGAAATAGATACACCTCTTTGTGGgaattatgttttcttctggcCAAAGCAAACCACCTAGACACAGAGAGGCTGTGGTTTGACACTGGTTGGACTTCAGGAACAATTATAGAAGGGTTGTGGGCTGTGGATGCGTTGGACATGATTCATGTG GCTCTGGCTGGCGCAGAGGTGAGAGCTGAAGCAAATAATGTCAAGGGAGTGAACAGTTACCTCAAAATACAAGGATATTTTCTATTGTGTAAGAAAAGGAGAGAATTAATCAAG TATGTGACACACCTGGCACGCGGATCAGGAAACAACTGTTTTACTTCATTTCTGTCATCACCTTCCAACACATTTCTTTCACATTCCAGTTTGGATGGGAGGACTCGACTTTCTCTCCATAAGTTCCCCATTAACAGTTTCACAGCAGAAGGCGCCATTGGTCCGCTTCCTCTCCAGCAATTAATTACCCAGAGCGGCGTGTTTGGACGCGGACCACAGCAAACGCGTCAGGTCACGGGCATTTACGCGTATCTGCGAGCAACGTCTTTATCATCAGCACGGTGCGTTCCCAGCAAAG CCCCTACAGGAGAAAGCCCTGCAGCTGTTCTGAATCCCATTGCCAGAGGCATATTACAGCTTGTTTTGATGTTTCACCAGCAAGTTCTGTGCCTCATACAGGGACAAACCAAAGCAAACACCCCAAGCTCCAACTAG